The following DNA comes from Verrucomicrobiia bacterium.
CGAGGGGAGCTGGATTGGGTCGTGATGAAGTGTCTCGAGAAGGATCGGTCCCGGCGCTACGCCACCGTGAACGAACTCGAGCTGGAGGTGCGGCGTTACCTGGCGGGGGAACCGGTCCTGGCGAGGCCTCCCAGCGCCGGGTACCGGGCCAGGAAGTTCGTCGCACGCCATCGGGTGGGCATGCTGGCGGCGACGTTGCTGGCCCTCTCGGTGCTGGCGGGCTCGGGGGTGGCCATCTGGCAGGGGCTCGAACAGCGGCGGTTGGCGGAGGCGGCCGATGCAGCGCGACGTGATCAGGAACGGCTGCGCGAGCGTGCTGAGGCGATGGCTGGCGCGGCGCGGTATCAGGCGTATGTGGCGGACATGAATCTCGCGTCCATGGCCGTCAAGGACCGCAATTTCGGCCGGGCCCGCCAGATCCTCGACGCGCATGTGCCGGCGCACCCGGAGTTGGACTTGAGGGGCTGGGAGTGGTGGCACCTCCGTCAGGCGTGCGAGAGCGAGGTGTGGTACACCCTCGGCCAATGGCCGGACGCCGTGGTGGTTCTCGAGCCTTCCCCGGACGGCGGTTGGCTGGCCGTCGGGGGGCTGGAAGGCGGGGTGGGGGTATGGGAGATGGAGGAACGACGCGAACGGGGGCGCTGGAGCACCGGCGATCTGCCGGCGGTGCTGGCGGTGTCACCGGCCAGCGGTGCCCTGGCCTTCAGGGTGCAGGACCACGATGGGGCTTGGGTTCGGGTGTGGGATGTGGATGCATGGGCGTTGGTCTTCGAACGCCGCCTGAACGCGACTGTCTCGCTCCTGGCCTACGATCGCTCCGGAGAGTCACTGCTGGCCGTGACGACCGCCGGCGACTGGGTGAAATGGGCGGCTGCCGATGGGTCCGAATGGGAACGCGGCACGTTGCCCATGGCGGCGGATGCGGAACATCTGGCGGTGACGACGGACCTGCGTCGGGTCGCGGTGCTGAGTGCGGAGGGTGTTGTGCGCATGGTGGAGTTGTCCACCGGTCGGGAGGAGTGGGCGCAGCCGCCTCAATTCGTTCGGTACGTCGGGGTGGCGTTTTCACCGGACGGTCATTTCCTGGTCTGCTGGGGGTCTTCGGGGGGTACGGTGCACTTCCGCCTGGTGGAAACCGGCCGGTCCTCGGGAGGTGGCATGCCTCTCACCGCCCGGGTCAACGCCATCCGATTCGCACCGGACGGCCAGCGGATGGCATCGGCCGGCATAGACCAGAGGGTCGCCATCTCAGGCCTCAACATCTATCGGGCGCCAGAGCCGCCGCCCCTCCTTCGTGGGCGGTCCGGTTCGGCGGCGCCACGACCGCCCAGGCAGGAATGGTTAAGCCTGCCTCCAGCCTTCGCGCACCGGCCCCAGATCTTGCTCCGAGGCCACGAGAGCGATGTTCTGGCCCTCGCCTGGCTGCCGGATCAGCGGACGCTGCTGAGCGCGGGACGGGACGGGCGGATCCTTGCCTGGGACACCCATAACGTGGGCAGGGATCCAGCGGCTCCACAGATCATTCCCGATGCCGCCCGGGCCTGGGGATGGGCCGCGGACTCCGAGGGGAGCGGGTCGGTGCTGACCGTGGATGAAGAGGGAGCCGTCCGGCATTGGTCCCCGGCGCAGGAGACGCCGGGAGAACCTTTGTTCAACCTGGGATCGAAGGATGGCGCCGTCCTGATTGCGGCGCAGGGCGACGTGTTGGCGGAGGTGGGTCCGGACGGCGAAGTGGCGGTTTGGGAGGTCACGAACACCACCCGCCGATGGGAGGTCCGGCCGGGCCGCCAGCCCATCGAACTCCTGGCGCTTCACCCGGACCTGGGACGCCTGGTGGTCCGCGACGGCGAAGGTCGGTTCCACGCCTGGGACTATCGCCATGGCCGGGAAGTGCACGGGTGGGAAGGACCCGATCCCTCGCAGAATGCCCCGGCCGGATTCTCACTCGACGGACGCTGGGGCGTCTTTGTGGCGGCGGACGGGACGGCCACCGCGGTCGAGATCGGAACAGGAGCGAAATCGACATTCGCATTGGGAGTCCGCAGGGCGCACCGCGTGGTCCTGGATCCCCATGGACGGTGGATCCTGGTCCTGGACCGGGCGGGTGCAGCCAGTGTCTGGGATCGAATCACAGGTTCCCGGGTCGCGACGCTGGAGGGGTTCCAGGAACCGATCCGTACGGCCGCCTTTTCGCCGGACGGCAGCCGGCTGGTCGCAGCCGGCGAGAGCCTGGGGGACCTCAGAATCTACGAGACGGCAGGGTTTCGGGAGGTCCTGAGAATCGAGGGCGGCCCGACCCCCGTGGATTCGGTCTCGTTTTCCCCGGACGGCCATGGATTGGCCGTGGGGAGTCCTCTGCGGAACGTCACCATTTGGCGCACGAGGTAAGGTGGCCGGGATCCGGGTGACCTCACGCCTTCTCCGGATGGAAGCGGGCCACATGAGTCATCACCACAATCGTTGTCCGTGAACTGCAGAATCCTATGTGAATCCCCTTGACGGTACGGTCCGCCGCAAGATAGACGTGCGGACAATAAGTCAGCAGAAAGACACGTGAGGCGACGCCATGCTTTGCGGAGAATCATCCCAATCGATGTCTTCAAGGCTCCAGGGACACCCAGATCCACGACGATTCCAAACGCCTGGTTCTCATCCGGCCCGGGAGAAGTGCCAGTGAATCTGATGGGCTGGGCGCAGTGGGGCATGTCGTGGTCAGGTTCGGGAGCTGTCGCCTCCTTTGCGAGCATCTCGTAACGACTTGACGAAAGGGAGGCAATAGGCGCCAGTAGTACTCTCATGAGCCATGGATCTGCCAAAGTTCGCCATCGGATCCGATGGGGCAGGCACCCCGGGCCAGTCATTTCCCATAATCGTGGAAGGAGTTCATGCCAGGCGTTTACGCTGATTGAATTGCTGGTAGTGATCGCCATCGTTGCGATTCTGGCGTCACTGCTGCTGCCGGCACTCTCGCGGGCGAAAGGGGCGGCACACTCGGCGGGTTGCAAGAGCAATTTGAGGCAGATCGGCCTGGCGACGGCGATGTATGTCGGAGATTACGGTCGCTATCCGATATGGGGGGAATTCCTGGCTGCGGACACCGATGGTCGGAGACGGGGGGAATTCTGGCCCGTGAAGCTGGAGCCGTACCTGTCTGCGACGTGGAGGGATCCGGTATATCGATGTCCGGGGGTGCGCGGCATGACGAACAGGGGACTGACAGAGTTCATGGACTCGAGAGACGCCCCCATCGGAAGCTACGACATGAACACACACGGAGTAGGGCTTCTGAGTGCACTGGGGGTGCTGCAGATTGATGGGCTCGGACCACTTACACAATTCCCAACGCGAGGGATTGCCGAGTCGGATATTACTGCGCCTAGTCGCCTGATCGCCTACGGGGATGCTGTGCTTGGAGATTGGTCCTTGTCGTTCGGTCTTGTCACCCCAGCCGTCCACCGTCTTGTTCTAACAGAGGGTCTGGGGAGGGGTGCCGGCGCACACCATGAGCACCGCAGGAGACATCATGGGCACTGGAACATGGGGTTTGCGGACGGGCATGTGGTGAGTTTCAAGGAGCGGGAGTTGTACGACATGGGAAACGACAGGATGCGACGGATGTGGAATCGGGACCACCAGCCTCATTGGGATGCGCGATAGCCAGTCGAGTCTGGCCGTGAAGGAGCAGCCTCTGTTGATTCCTGCCTTGAGCCGTTCGGGACAGAGGCCGGTGTGAAGGAGGGATCCGTTGAATCCCACGGAGTCAGGCGGGGAGATGTTTGGGTTGACTGGTTGAAGCGTCCATCGCGCGGGGACGGGGCCACCGGCACACCTTCGGCGTGCCTTGCGGGGTGGGGACGTCGTTCCCAGGGCGACGCCCGCTGGCGCGGGCTTGCCCTGGGCTGGATTACCCGCACGCCATTGGCGTGCCCTGGCTTCACCAACCTGGGGCCTTGTGGAACTCCGCCCTCCGAGTGCGCCCCACCGCTGCACTCCGGAGGGACGAGATCCGTGAGACCTCGTCGCATCGCTCCACACTCGTTCGGCCTCGTCGAACTTGGCTTTCCGAGATCTATGAGAACGTAGGGTTTCGCGAGGTCTTGAGGATCGAGGGGGCCCGAGCCCCGTGAATTCCGTGCAGTTTTCCCCGGACGGCCATGGGTTGGCCGTGGGGAGTCCCCTGGGGGCGGTGATGATTTGGCGCGCGAGGTAAGGTGGCGGAGATCCGGTTGCTCTCACGCCTGTAAGCGGTAGAACGGAAAACCATGAGTCATCATCAAGTAACGAGGAGAGGTGTGCCCGGTGGGCTTGTGCGCTGCGTGGCGTGGTGCGGAGCCGTGTGGGGATTCCAGGCGTTGGTCTGGGCGGCGACGGGGCCGGGATCGTTCGACCCTTCATTTCGGCCGGAGATCGCCCTGGGCCCCGGCGAGGCGGTGCGGGCCGTGGTCCGCGACTCGGACGGAGGCTGGTGGTTGGCCAAGGGCAACGGCGTGGTGCGGTTGCAGTCGGAGGGTCGGTTGGATCCGGCATTCGTCCCAGGCCCGGGTGCGGACGACGAAGTGCGGGCCCTGGCGTTGGCGGGGGATGGGCGGCTTTACGTCGGGGGTGCCTTTGCGGAATTCGGAGGCCGGCAATCCCCGGCCTTGGTGCGCCTTGAGCCTTCGGGGGCCACGGACCCAACCTTCCCCGCACCCGATGTTCAGGGGTACCGTCGGTCGGTCGAAGGCTTGCTCGTGCAACCGGACGGACACGTGGTGGTGACCGGGAACTTCGACCGATGGAACGGTCAGCGAGCGCCCTCGATCACGCGACTGGATGCGGACGGAGTGGTGGATGTGGACTTCACGGAGAACCTGCGGCCGATCTTCGGGGGAGCGACCGTCACCACCATCACGACCACGAACGTCAACGGAACGCTGCAAGCCGTGACCAACGTGACGGTGAGCTACGAGACCTTGTCGCGCTACGGGACGATGGCCGCCACGGCGAGGCGTCCAGACGGACGCATTCTCGTCAGCGGCGTCGTGTTCGCCGAACTCGAGGCGGATGGACATCCGAACGGGGAGTCCTCAGAAGGTGCGTTTGCAGCATGGGTGGCCTTGCCGAATGGGGAGGTCCTGGTGGCAAGCACGACGGTCATGAGCGGCGGAGGGAGAGAAGTCCAAGTGCGCCGAATGCGATCCGGAGGAGACTGGCCGACGCTCTGGGAGGTGACACTCGCCTGCGATGACCGGGTGACCGCGGTGGCCGTGCAAGAGGACGGCGCGATTCTCCTGGGCGGTTCGTTCACGCATCTGAACGGCCACCGGCACGAGGGGCTGGCGCGGTTGAAGGCGGACGGGACGATCGACGCCGGGTTCGTGGCCCGGCTGGGGATCGACGGCGGCTCCTCGTGGGAACAACCCGCTCGATGGGACGACCGGGTCTGGGTGGCCGGGATCCAGGTCGAGCCGGACGGTGCCATCATGGTGCACGGGCGGTTCCACCATGCCGACGGGCAGCCGGTTCCGGGCTTCGTCCGCCTGCATGGAGGCGATCGCGATCCGGAGCCTCCCGCGTTTGGGCGAGGGGCGACGGACCTTGCGGCATTGGAAGGCCAACGGACCCGAATCGGCTTCGAACTCGCCAGCGCGACGGACGTTCGGGCGGGATGGTACCGGGATGGTCAAAGGCTCGAGGGGCAGAACTCGCCGGTGCTCGATTTCGGGTCCATTCGACTGGGCCATTCCGGCACATACCAGCTTCGAGCCACCAACGACGCCGGGGTGGCGGAGAGTCCGTTGGTCCGGGTCGCGGTGGATCTGGGTCCCACGCACCCGGGCTCGCCGGACGCCACCTTCCATACCGCGCTGGTGGGGTTGAGCGAATCGACTCCGAGCGCGCGGGTGTGGCTGGCGGGCATCGCGCCCGCGGGGGAGACGTTCCATGTCTTCGGCGGGTTCGAGTCGTACGATGGCCATCCGACGCGGCACGTGGCTCGAGTCCATGCCGATGGGCAGGTGGACCCGGGGTTCGTCATGCTCCGCGACGATCCGAGGGCGGCGTCCATCGTTTATGTAACGAAGTGGGTGCCGCTCAGCGACGGGCGGCATGTTGCCGAGGTGGAGTATCCGTTTTCCATGGTGCCCGAGTTTGGGCGGCGGACCGAACTGATCGCGGTGCGGGAGGATGGGTCGGTGGACCCAGGGTTTGTGCCGGCGATGCGACCCTACACGGCCACGTCCCGGTACGGGGCTTTGGCGGCGACGGCAGCCGGCGGGCTGCTTGCCGCCGGGTCCCTCGTGGAGTCGTCCGGCCCGCCGGACCGGTTGAACCTGGTCCGGCTCCGTGCGGACGGTTCTCTCGATCCGGAGTTTCGAGCCCAGGTCCATCCAACGAAATCGGTGCACGACATCGTCGTGCTGGGCGACGGGCGGATTGTCGTGTGGTGGGTTGGAGGCACCTCGGACCCGGGGGTCGAAGTGGTGCGGCTTATGCCGGATGGAACGGAGGATGCCTCTTTTCGAACCGTCGCAACCGAAGGCTGGACCGGGGTGAACTCGGTGGTCCTGGACGCGGCGGGGCGTCTTGTCGTGGTTCCACGCCGGGTTCGGGGGGCGGCGGTGCCCCCGCTGGTGAGGATATTGCCGGATGGATCGGTGGATCCGCTCTTCCAACTTGCCTTGGGTCATCCATGGCCTTCGACCCTCCAGGTCCACACCATGGCCCTCCAGTCGGACGGGCGCATGGTGCTGTTTGTGGGTTCCGACGAACCCGTGACCGAAGAATTCCAGAACCTGGTCCGAATCGAATCGGACGGCGCATGGGACGGGAGCTTCCAACTGTCGGAGCCCGGGCCATTGTTGACACTCAGCTCCATTCTGGTGGCGCCGCTCGTGTTACCGAATGACCGCGGTTTGGTGATGGCCAGTTCCGACAGGGTCCTGATCGCCCTTAACACGCATGATGAGCGCCGCCTGGAATCGCCGGCTTGGCGGGGGGACCGCTTCGAGGCGACGCTTCGAACCCGACCCGGCCGGAGGTACTTCGTCGAAGCGGCCTCCGATCCGGTGGGAGCGGATTGGATTGAAATCGGTGACGTGGAGGGCGATGGCACGGCGCAAGGGTTCTCGCACGTCTCCGGTGACCGCCGATTCTATCGGGTACGCATCACCGACCGCTGATCATGGCCGTGCGGGTCCGGTCGTGCCTCCTTCCATTCAGGGTTCGATCCGGAGCGAGTCGAACCATTGTTTGGCCTGGAGGAGGGCGAGGGCGGCGCAGAAGGAGTGGTTGGCCAGGGGAAAGGGGTCCACGGCGGTGACCTGGGTGGCGCCGGCAGCCTGGAAGTGGGCGAGGGCGACCTGGGTGTTGAGCGGGAGAACATCGCGGTCGCCCGCACAATGGTACAGGCGTGTCGGGACCGCGGGCACCCAACCGGTGTGCAGGTCATTGTCGCGCAGGGCGAGGCGGATCGGATGGTCCGGGTCGGCCCGGAGCGCCGCGACGACGTCCGGACGAAGGGCATCGACCACGGCGGTGGCTTGCGAGCCGGCATGGTGGTAGGGATGCCGCCCCGGGGAATCACCCAGGCCGAGGTAATCCGGCATGACGACCAGGTATCGTGCCGCGGCGAGGATCAAGCCGAGGTCGGCCTCGTCGTTCAGGCGGGACGGTACGTCGGCGCGGCGGGTGACAGTCCCGTGCTGATAGCTGACGAGCGGAACGGCCCCCTCGCCGACCTCGGGTGTGACCACCAGGGCCGATGCCTGGGTCGGAAAACCGAAAGGATCCACGGTGGCGTACACCAACCGCCATGCCGTCACCGGAACCGGGGTGATGCCGGGCACACCATACGAGGCGATCAGGGCGGCGAGTTCCGTCGCGGTGTAGTCCCTGAGGCGGGTGACCGACAGGGTGTCGCCGCGCTCGGGTGCGGGGGGATCGACCCGGAGCCGAAAGTAGGCGCTCGGCCCGGCCGGACGTGGACCGCTCCACGAGGTTTCAATCGAAGGCCTGGCGAGGCTTGAGGATCTTCACGTGCCCGTCGCCGAAAAGAAGATTCCAGAGGCCACGATGGCGCCTGGGATACAACTGCCCCGCGACGTCCGGATTGAGCCTGACCAGCGCATCCATCTGGATGCCCGCGGAGAGCATCTTCTCAATCCCGAAGGGATTCCAGGCCGGAAGAATGGCCTATCGCAAGGCCATAGGCATGGTCACCGAAGGCAGTTGGATCCGGGCCGTGCCTCCCCAAACCGCCGGTGGGCCTTCTGGATAGGGGTAGGGGTGGCGCCGAAGCGCCACCCCTACCCCTATCCAAACCGAACATGGGATTCACCCGGATCACGATCGCCCGTAATGTCCGCCCCCGGATTCCTCAGGAAGCGGGTGTATGGAGACGCGTGCGACATCCGGAACATGCCCCAGGTGCGGTGCGACGGTGCCCCATAATGCCGCCGAGGGACTGTGCCCCGCCTGCCTGCTGGCCGCGGCGTCCCTCCCCACGGAGGCGGGCCCGACAACCCGACGGCGCCAGACCTCGGTGCCGGACATGGAACAGGTGTCGGCCGCCTTTCCCCAGTGGGAGATGGTCGAGTGCATCGGTGCGGGCGGCATGGGCGCGGTGTTCAAGGCCCGCCAACCGAAGCTCGACCGCTGGGTGGCTCTCAAGCTGCTCCCCGAGGCGCTGGCCGAGGACCCGGAGTTCACCGAACGCTTCGAGCGCGAGGCCCGCACCCTCGCCCGCCTCGGACATCCCGGAATCGTCACGGTTCACGACTTCGGCAAGGCCGGCGGGTTCCATTACCTCGTGATGGAATACGTGGACGGCGTGAACCTGCGCCAGGCCATGCGGACTGGCCGCTTCACCCCCGCTCAGGCGCTTGGGATGGTCCCCCGGATCTGCGAGGCCCTCCAGTACGCTCACGACGCCGGGGTGACGCACCGCGACATCAAGCCGGAGAACATCCTCCTCGACGCCCGCGGCCGGGTGAAGATCGCCGACTTCGGCATTGCCAAACTGCTGGGGGAACCGGATGTCGAGGGCACCCTCACCGCCACCGGCTCCGCCCTCGGCACCCCGCAGTACATGGCCCCGGAACAGATCGAGCACCCCTCGGAGGTCGATCACCGGGCGGACATCTATTCGCTCGGGGTGGTCTTCTACGAACTGCTGACCGGCGAACTGCCGCTGGGCCGCTTTGCCCCGCCCTCCGAAAAGGTCGATCTGGACGCCCGCGTCGATGCCATCGTCCTCCGGGCCCTGGCCAAGGAACGCGAACTACGTCAGCAGACGGCGGGGGAGATGCAAACCGAGGTGGAACGAGTGACAACGGCCCGGCGGCAATCCGTCGGCGGCGATGCCTCGCACCTCGCGGCACCGCCGCCTGCGGGCCGGCCCTGGAACCTGCCCCTCCCTTGGAAATGGGCGCTGCTGATCGTCTGGGGCCTGCTGCTTGGGATCGAGAGTTTCCAGCAGGCCGCCGCCTGGCGCTGGAGTTGGCAGCTCGTCGTGCCCGGCTTGTGGAATCCGGCCAACTGGACCTCGAACGGATTTCCGATTGGGTCATGGATCGTCTACGCCGCGGCGCTCGCGGGCGTGGCGACCTTGGGGTGGTGGGCCATTTGGTCCAAGCGGGCGGTTTGGCTGGGCGCGTTTCCGAAACGGTTGCCGGACGCAGGTGCCGGGAAAGCGAACCGCGAGATCGACGCATGGTTGAGGCGAGCGATGATGGCAACCGTTGCCTTCGTGGTCGCGTCCCTGGTGTGGTTGTTACTGATCGAATCCATCTACGTGCCTTCAAGCCCGGTCTGGGTGCATGGCGGCTCGTGGCATTCGATCGGCCGTCTCCTGCTCACGACGGTCTCCTTGTGGGGAATCCTCCTTCCGCTGGCGTTCCTCGTGTGGCGCGAGAACAGGCGCCTCAATGTCCAGGCCGCGAAGCCGATCCCACTCCGGGCCCATCGCGTGGCGGTCGGAATGCTCGTCTTCGCGGCGCTTGGCGCCCTCCCATTGCTGACCACGCATTCCGACGGGGCGCGTCTCGTCGTGATGGGCAACTCGTCCTGGGCGGCGCTCATCGCTGTGGCTCTGTGGACTCGAAGCCGCCTCTGGCGGGCGATGGCACTCCCTTTGAACGCATCGGCGCTCGCCTACTCCATCGTAAACCTCGTGTTCTTGGCCAGGAGGACCTTGGACGGGGGTATGGGGTTGTCGGCCTTCCCGGACTCCTGGCCCCCGCCCTTCGTGGCGACCCACCCCGGTGCCCTCCTCGTACTGTCCGCCGCCGCGATCTTGGGACCCCTGGCAGGCTGCCTCACCTTGCTGTCTCCCGGCGTCCGTCCGGCGTTCGGGTTGCCGCCCCGTGGACATCCCGCGGCCGATTCGAACCCTGCCCCGACAGGCCCTTCACCTTTGGCTAAGAGCCCGGCGCGCGAATCCCAGCCGACACCTCCACCCCATACAACCACCGGCCCCTCCGGCATTCCTGAGTCGATGAAACCGCTCGTCTTGATGGGGCTCCTCGCACTGCTGGTGTTGCTGGCGCCGGGTACCCTGCGGATCACGCTCGTGGGCATGGGTGGACTGATCCCTGTCTTGCTGGGAGGCGGGATCATGAGCCCGATTGCCGCCGGAGTGCTCGTCGTGTCGATCGGGCTTCCCCTCGCGGCGTGGTCCTATCGGGAACGCCTGTTGGAGCCGTTCGACCTCCAGATCCGCCGTGGGGCCGATGGCGGCGAAGCCCCGATGGCGGCGGTGGATCGCTGGCTGCGCGGGGCGATGCTCGGCGTGATGGCGAGTCTGGTAATCTGGATGGCCACGTATGTGCCTTTGGGGCTGGGGCTGGCGGTTCACCTGGACAACGCCCGCTCACCCGGGTCGCGGTTGTCCTTGGCCTGGTGGACGGCCGTCCTGATGAGCGTCGGCTTGAGCGTCCTGCTCGCCTGGAAGCGAGGCTATCGGCGAGCCGCCGGACCGGGGCCGCGGTGGATGCGGCGCTTCGGCATCGAACTCGCTGTCGCGGGGCTGGTCTGCATCGTGGCGGAGAAGGGTCTGCTCCACGAAAGCCCCTACGCCCAGGTCTCCTCCAACACCGCCGTTTTCCTGTTTCTTCCCGCCACCGCCCTCCTGACCCGCAGCCCGTACTGGCGCGCGGTGGCGTTGCCGGTGGGGTTGGTGCTGGTCTCGATGCACCTGATCTTCCTCGGGTGGATCGGCCTCCAGGACGATGCGGCAAGGCTCCTCCCCACCACGCTGCAAAGCGCCCTCGCCTGGATCGCTATCCTCCTTCAACTGGCGGGCACGGTGGCCCTGGTGCTCCCCAGTGCCCAAGCGGCCTTCGGAATTCCGCGGCCGTCCCGCGCCCCCCGATCCCCGCATCTCCCGCATCCGGCGGGAGCGGCGTGAATCCTTTGGGCATCACCCCCGGCGCTGGTGGGACATTCGCCACCACGCGCTGGACGCAGGTGCTCCGCGCACGGGGAAAATCCGACGAGGCACGCGTGGCCCTCGGCGAACTCTGCCAGGCCTATTGGGAACCCGTCTTCCAGTTCATCCGCCGGACCGGGCAATCGGAGGATGCCGCGCGCGACCTGACCCAGGAGTTCTTCGCCCGTCTCCTGGCCCGACAGGGACTCGACACGGTCCAACCGGGTTGGGGCCGTTTCCGATCGTTCCTGCTCGGGGCCGTGAAGCACTTCCTCTCCGACATGCGTGACCGGGCCCAGGCCGCCCGGCGCGGCGGAGGTTGGACCCGCGTCCCCATGGGCGATGGCACGTTGGACCCAGCCACACCGGCCTCCCCTGACCGCGGCGCCGGCGGGGTAGTCGAACCGCCTCCGGACGCCATGTTCGACCGTGCCTGGGCCACAAGCCTCGTGAACCGCGCCGTCGAGGGCCTCGCGATTGAAATGGCTCGCGGGGGACGCGCCGAGGTCTTCGCAGTCCTCAAGCCCTGGCTGCTCGGCGAGGTGGACGACCGGACCCAGGGGGAGGCGGCCACCCGCCTCGGCTGGACCGAGAACGCGGTACGCGTGGCCGTCCATCGCCTGCGCCGGCGCTTCCGCGAACGCGTGCAGTCCGAAATCGCCGACACCATCGAGGATCCCGGTCGGGTTCGGGAGGAAATGCGCTACCTCCTCGAGGCCTTGCTGGAACCGGGATCCCAAGTCTGAATGGTGCGGTCTTGCGCCGTTCCCGAAGCCCCGGGGTCAGATCTCTGATTTTGACATTCGGCTCCCTCTCAGGCGCCACGACTTGATTTGTCAAATTCACAGATCTGACCCCCGGGGGTTGATCTGCTCGTTGGCCGGCCTGCGGAGCCTGAACTTCGATGAGATCACCGTGAGGAAAACATGAGCACCATCGCCCCCGGACGCCTCTTCAACGTCACCGACGCCGCCAGCTTTGTCGCGCTGTCCCAACAGAATTGGGTAATCGCCAGCGAGGAACTGTTCTCCAGAGTCCCCACCTATCAGAATGGCAGCCCCAACACCCTGAACGGCCCGCCGACCTCCGGCGCGTGGAATGTGGGCGACTTCTGGCGGGACCAGAACGGCGCGGAGTTCATCTGCACCGTCGCAGGAACCCCGGGCACCTGGCGGCAGACAGCGCCGGCCAGCGTCACCGCAGATCCGGTTAGCGGGACGTTCCCTCCCGGATACCTGATCCTGAACGTCGCGGATGGCGGCCTGAAGCGTCATGCGGGAGGACTGTCGTGGAATGCACAGGTCGGCGCTTTCGAATCCTCGAAGATCGGCTTCCACTGCACGACGCCCACCGCCCAACGGGCCAGCGCCGATCAGGTCGCGGCTTCAGACCTCGGCAGCGTCATCATCCTCGCAATCGAACTGCGGACAGCCCTGGTCGAGAAGGGGCTCATCAAAGGCGCTCCATAAGCTACTTCACAGGACTGCCGAGTATCGCGTCAATGTCCGCTATTTTTTCCTTGTCTAAGTACAACGCGCCTTCCTTTGGAAAGCGCTTATGCGCGACGCCTTGGAGTTCCTTGAACGCCGAACTGTTTACCGCGATGGCGTGATCCACGGCGTCATAAACCGCATTCGTCACGGATATCAACATTATCATGGTCCGAGCGCCACCTGAGATTCTGCAGACACCCTTCGCTAGATCTGG
Coding sequences within:
- a CDS encoding protein kinase, with the translated sequence MKDDATNPGAREREVFLVALECASLEERQAYLDRACGVDGRLRAAVEELIRGHGDEAFMRSPAIGQPGTPARESGNRPPVWDRPGDRIGPYRLDRVVGEGGCGTVYEAHQEEPIRRRVALKILRPGMDTRSVIARFEAERQALAWMDHPHIARVLDAGASAGGRPYFVMEFVEGLRITGHCERAGLTLPERLGLFLGVCQAIQHAHQKGVIHRDLKPSNVLVATSEGVAVPKVIDFGIAKALDAGRSGSPQATSIATILGTPAYMSPEQAGFGGGDADTRTDVYGLGALLYEMLTGRPPFDPKRLAGLDVVELKRVVQEEVPPRPSQCREGLSGLRGELDWVVMKCLEKDRSRRYATVNELELEVRRYLAGEPVLARPPSAGYRARKFVARHRVGMLAATLLALSVLAGSGVAIWQGLEQRRLAEAADAARRDQERLRERAEAMAGAARYQAYVADMNLASMAVKDRNFGRARQILDAHVPAHPELDLRGWEWWHLRQACESEVWYTLGQWPDAVVVLEPSPDGGWLAVGGLEGGVGVWEMEERRERGRWSTGDLPAVLAVSPASGALAFRVQDHDGAWVRVWDVDAWALVFERRLNATVSLLAYDRSGESLLAVTTAGDWVKWAAADGSEWERGTLPMAADAEHLAVTTDLRRVAVLSAEGVVRMVELSTGREEWAQPPQFVRYVGVAFSPDGHFLVCWGSSGGTVHFRLVETGRSSGGGMPLTARVNAIRFAPDGQRMASAGIDQRVAISGLNIYRAPEPPPLLRGRSGSAAPRPPRQEWLSLPPAFAHRPQILLRGHESDVLALAWLPDQRTLLSAGRDGRILAWDTHNVGRDPAAPQIIPDAARAWGWAADSEGSGSVLTVDEEGAVRHWSPAQETPGEPLFNLGSKDGAVLIAAQGDVLAEVGPDGEVAVWEVTNTTRRWEVRPGRQPIELLALHPDLGRLVVRDGEGRFHAWDYRHGREVHGWEGPDPSQNAPAGFSLDGRWGVFVAADGTATAVEIGTGAKSTFALGVRRAHRVVLDPHGRWILVLDRAGAASVWDRITGSRVATLEGFQEPIRTAAFSPDGSRLVAAGESLGDLRIYETAGFREVLRIEGGPTPVDSVSFSPDGHGLAVGSPLRNVTIWRTR
- a CDS encoding DUF1559 domain-containing protein, producing MSHGSAKVRHRIRWGRHPGPVISHNRGRSSCQAFTLIELLVVIAIVAILASLLLPALSRAKGAAHSAGCKSNLRQIGLATAMYVGDYGRYPIWGEFLAADTDGRRRGEFWPVKLEPYLSATWRDPVYRCPGVRGMTNRGLTEFMDSRDAPIGSYDMNTHGVGLLSALGVLQIDGLGPLTQFPTRGIAESDITAPSRLIAYGDAVLGDWSLSFGLVTPAVHRLVLTEGLGRGAGAHHEHRRRHHGHWNMGFADGHVVSFKERELYDMGNDRMRRMWNRDHQPHWDAR
- a CDS encoding serine/threonine protein kinase is translated as MPHNAAEGLCPACLLAAASLPTEAGPTTRRRQTSVPDMEQVSAAFPQWEMVECIGAGGMGAVFKARQPKLDRWVALKLLPEALAEDPEFTERFEREARTLARLGHPGIVTVHDFGKAGGFHYLVMEYVDGVNLRQAMRTGRFTPAQALGMVPRICEALQYAHDAGVTHRDIKPENILLDARGRVKIADFGIAKLLGEPDVEGTLTATGSALGTPQYMAPEQIEHPSEVDHRADIYSLGVVFYELLTGELPLGRFAPPSEKVDLDARVDAIVLRALAKERELRQQTAGEMQTEVERVTTARRQSVGGDASHLAAPPPAGRPWNLPLPWKWALLIVWGLLLGIESFQQAAAWRWSWQLVVPGLWNPANWTSNGFPIGSWIVYAAALAGVATLGWWAIWSKRAVWLGAFPKRLPDAGAGKANREIDAWLRRAMMATVAFVVASLVWLLLIESIYVPSSPVWVHGGSWHSIGRLLLTTVSLWGILLPLAFLVWRENRRLNVQAAKPIPLRAHRVAVGMLVFAALGALPLLTTHSDGARLVVMGNSSWAALIAVALWTRSRLWRAMALPLNASALAYSIVNLVFLARRTLDGGMGLSAFPDSWPPPFVATHPGALLVLSAAAILGPLAGCLTLLSPGVRPAFGLPPRGHPAADSNPAPTGPSPLAKSPARESQPTPPPHTTTGPSGIPESMKPLVLMGLLALLVLLAPGTLRITLVGMGGLIPVLLGGGIMSPIAAGVLVVSIGLPLAAWSYRERLLEPFDLQIRRGADGGEAPMAAVDRWLRGAMLGVMASLVIWMATYVPLGLGLAVHLDNARSPGSRLSLAWWTAVLMSVGLSVLLAWKRGYRRAAGPGPRWMRRFGIELAVAGLVCIVAEKGLLHESPYAQVSSNTAVFLFLPATALLTRSPYWRAVALPVGLVLVSMHLIFLGWIGLQDDAARLLPTTLQSALAWIAILLQLAGTVALVLPSAQAAFGIPRPSRAPRSPHLPHPAGAA
- a CDS encoding sigma-70 family RNA polymerase sigma factor, with protein sequence MNPLGITPGAGGTFATTRWTQVLRARGKSDEARVALGELCQAYWEPVFQFIRRTGQSEDAARDLTQEFFARLLARQGLDTVQPGWGRFRSFLLGAVKHFLSDMRDRAQAARRGGGWTRVPMGDGTLDPATPASPDRGAGGVVEPPPDAMFDRAWATSLVNRAVEGLAIEMARGGRAEVFAVLKPWLLGEVDDRTQGEAATRLGWTENAVRVAVHRLRRRFRERVQSEIADTIEDPGRVREEMRYLLEALLEPGSQV